The nucleotide window AGAGATCTCAGCTGGCCAATACATACACAGCACCTCGCTGGACTCGGTCTGTGTTGAGGCTTCCTGAGCAGGAGTTAGGGAGCTTTATCTATACCCAAAAGAACCCCtggacctgggtgcaggtttgcacctgtgactttaactagctatacttgtggggatttttttaaatttgggtctcacgcttcttcctttgTTTATCAGTTCTGTTGGTCACTGTCCTTGAGCTTTGTAGTAGCATGATTCATTGCACCTGCCTTGAAGGTCAAGTTCCCAGGCTTTAGCAGTGAGATAAAACATCTTCTCTAATGAGCGATTGGCATCCActgtctgtttttgccaattaagggcctctcttacctcatctgtgttacatAAACAAAGCTTCCCAGACTTATGTACTATTGTATTCTACATAGGCAGGGTTAGAGAAAGCATGTCAAAAGTCCCACCTGGCTGGGATGCAGGGGTGTGACACAAGAGCATATGACAGGGGAATTGAGCATGCCATCCTACACTTCCTCATTCCATCGAGATGTCTTGCAGTCATTTCCTCACACATCAGTAAAAGTTAAGAGGGCTGTCAGAGATAGCAATGATGAAGCATCACAAAAAATATGGGGGTCAAAATGAATAAGGAAAAGGAATTAAGGGGAGGGCTGTAACTCAATCATCAGAGCCAGAGCACATGCTTcgtgtgcagaagatcccaggctcaatcGCTGGTGTcttcaggtatggctgggaaggactgcctgtcagaaaccctggagagctgttgccagtctgcgtagtagtagtagtatttacagAGAGCCATCAGCATGCATGGTGCTTTTGCTTTACAGAGTATAAGAGAGTAAGTCtctgccctgaggagcttacaaCCTAGACTAAGGCGTAACCAGTACAGAAGCAGATGGATCTATGATCTCACTCGGTATAATAAGGCCGCTTCCTAATGCCTGTGCATGCCCTTTCCCTACCTTTCCTCCAGGTGGGTTGGCAGCACTGATGTACACAGACATAGTCCAGACGTTCGTCATGATCAGCGGAGCATTTGTCCTCATGGGGTTTGGTGAGTTGGCCACTTCCAGTAGAGGATACAACACAGAAGTCTGGcgctctgtccctccctccctcgcttCCTCCCCAAACTGGGGACAGTAGTGTTTGGTGGACAAAGCACTCAAATGTGGGTGGAAGACTGGGATGCACATCAAATACAATCTAATCAATGTTCCCCCTTCCTACGGTGTCTGAACTGTAACagacaaacaaaaaatcaaatgCTTCAAGCAAACAGAAATCACAGACAAAATCTGATTCCAGACTTTTAAGCTGATGTTTGGATTCAATGGCAACTTGGAATGTGTCGTTTTCACCTGCAGTTACTAGACACAGAAAGTTAGAACAGAAAGAGCTCTGTCCCCAAGTCCTTCTCTCAGGTcttcaaaatgtcagccccctcctctctcctctttCAAAAGTTCAGAGGAAAAAATGGGATGGTGCCCAAAAAACTCTAGCAGGAAATTTTCCTCCCTCCGGCCTCTTCTGTTCCATGCCTCATGCACTCACATTTTAGGAGAGTTTATCTGGACATTTTACAAATGGATGACAATCCTCCCATTTCCGCAGTGCACTGCTTCCGTCTTTTTTCTTACCATGAAAAGTCCAACTTTTTTTTGTTAGAACCAACAGTTTCCACAAGTGTTGATGCCCTTGGTGCCACTTTTTTGCCTTTTCAAAGAGGTGTGGTTTTTGACATGAGTGGTGACCTATCAGGCAGGTGAGCCTATCACAGCTCAGCACACCTTCGTTATAACCTTTGCCGTGAGGACTATTTTTATAACTTTCCACGAATGTTAAAATGCTATCTccgttttttttaatattagatGTTGATTAAATCTTTTTCAGTGTTAAAACATTAGAAAAACACTGCTTAAATTAAAGTGATAACAGGCCTATAATACTAGAATGctaatttgaaaaataaaaggaaaaatacCATTCTGGTCATCACCATTTTAGCCATTTCCTCCACAAACACTTCTGATCCACGTTTCTGATCCAAAACAAACATTTAACCTCCCTCTTTTTTGACATTTCATGTGTGGGCCATGGGGGCCTAGagctaaataaataattcatttttattatttttaatgattacttgaatttttgttttgtattctaaATGAGATAACTCAACAATATGTCTTCCAGTTTCatctttgcatccctggtgtagggaacctctggcctgcggGCCAATCTTGTCCCCCAGGGGGTCCAATTGGGTCTGTGATGCCAATTTCACCTAACCATACCCACCTGcccaccagctgacatcactgaGGAATGTCAGAAGAAGAATCTGATTTCTCACTCCTGATGAGTTGggttaaagccctgtgcaaaagggCCCTTTGAAGCAGCTCACATACACAAGCTACTTCAAACAgagcttttgcaaaggctttcagAGGGCTCCTGCACTCCTTTTTAAGCCCACAGGAGCTCAAATGGGAGTGTGGGAGATGTTTTAAAGCCTTCTGAAAGCCTTCTCACTCTCCCTTTAAGACCCCTGTCTCAGAAGCTTAAAAGGGAAGTGCAGGGAGACTCGAATCTCCTCCTGCTTTCCAagtctcctcctgctccccttttTAGCCTCTGAGAATCAGGACTTAAAGGATACAGGGGGGAGACTTGGAGCGCCCTTTGCAAGTCTCCCCATGCTCCCCTCTTAAGCCTCTAAGAGGGGAGGCTAAAAGGGAAGAGGAGAATGGCAAAGCAcaaggattttgacaggtgggtgactgTCATAATggcatcatgtgattgacatttGGGCTGGAAtgcagatcctgataaggatctggcccatggagccaaaaagggtCCCCACTTCCCCTGCTGTATCCTTTGCACCACTCTGGTTTTAAAAAGAatctgcattatttatttgtaaTTCATTTGTGCTGTAGAAAACCTGGAGtggttttttggggtggggttgaGATTGGGAAACAGTAGTAGAAGTTTGGGATGAAATTCTGAGTGGGAATGGTATTTCCTGTCTTTAAATTGCCCATTCCTATTCCTTTGCAGCCTTTAATGAGGTGGGAGGCTACCAGGGGCTGTTTGACAAATATATGGGGGCCCTTCCCAGCCGGACCCCTGCCCTCTACAACATCTCGGCCTCCTGCTATGTGCCCCGCAAGGACTCTTTCCACATGATCAGAGACGCCATCATCAGTGACCTGCCCTGGCCAGCTGTTATCTTCGGCCTGTCGATCAACTCTCTCTGGTACTGGTGCAGCGATCAGGTATAGAAGGGGCAATGGTGAGAGAGAGCGTatatatgtgtgtctgtgtgtggtaGCACCACAGTCTCCTAATGCCTACCTACACAAGATCATACCCTTTTACTCTGGATTTTAACACCCAGTTCCTTACTTGCCTCCAgactaaaaagccccacatgGTGTAACTTTTCCTTGTAGGGGAGTTTCTACAGTCCCTGACCATTCTGGTAACCCCTTTCCaaatcttttccagttctacactATCAGTTTTGAGTTGTGATCACCAGAACCGTAcaaagtattccaagtgcagttgcaCTATAGATTAAGATGGGAAAACTCCCATTTGAgggccattttttttttaaaaaatccacctgtcaatcagctgacatcacccaaAAGGGtaggtgacatcagctgatgagggaaccagggttcaattctgctCATTTTGGCTGCACATGCCAGTTCTCTGCAGGGGAAAGTAGGATTCAACCCTTGTTCATTAGCTAGTAGggagggttaaatcctgctcagtttggctgcagGGAGCTGGCACATGCAATCAATCCTTGCAAGCAAGCAGAATTTATGAGTTGAGGGTTAAAGTTTGCCCTGTAACTATCTCCCCACCCTCTCTGTggaccaagtttgacaggtgagtGAGActacccacttgtcaatcacctgatatcagATGATTGATGGATTGGTGGTCCCACccactgtcaaagttggcctgcgggctgaggggagataaagatttggcccctaggccaataaggttccccaccctggtatAAAGGCATTAGCTAAGGCCATGGTATGGATGGCCCACAGCAAAGGTTCCTATTTCCACCCCTCACAGGTCATAGTGCAAAGGTGCCTGGCTGGGAAGAACCTCACCCACGTCAAAGCCGGCTGCATCCTTTGCGGCTACCTCAAATTGCTGCCGATGTTCCTTATGGTTATGCCTGGCATGATCAGCCGAATCCTGTATCCAGGTAACCACATGGGAAGAGTTGGGGAAGTGGGTCAGAAGTGGGGGAAGGAGACCACTCCCTGATGTTCCATCAAGGCAGAAattctgaagcacagccatcatctCAGTATAGGCCATAGAAACTGCCAATTTACAACTTATCAAGAAGTTCAGTCCGGTCACCTGTGGCCTGAATAGAGTTGACAGGCTTTTAATCTCAATACATATGCTAATTAATTCAGCAGTGATAGTGTTACCATCACTGATTCATGCTATTGTGAATGGCTGTTGTGCATATTTTTCACCCATTTAAGCTTTAATTTAATGCACTTATGCTATGgtatatttgttagtctttaagttgCCATGAGACTCTTTACTGCTTTTGCTAAAACAGACTAATAcaggtgaaatggaaatggactgccttcaagtcgatcctgacttatggcgaccctatgaatagggttttcatggtaagcggtattcagagggggtttaccattgccttcctctgaggctgagaggcagtgacaggcccaaggtcacccagtgagcttcatggctgtgtggggatttgaaccctggtctcccgggtcatagttcaacaccttaaccactacaccacactggctctctactaaCACAGCTATGCCTCTGGAAACACACAAATGAGTTACCTCCAGCTcttcagcttttgcttccattttcattGTGGCCTTGGGGACCTCCAGAGATTCCCAGCATGTAGTATCATAGTCATCATGCTATCTTACCTTTAGCCATCTATTTATAAGTTAGCTCTCTGCAGGGTAAAAGCAGAAGCCTCTTGGTCCAGTAATCAGCAAGCAATAAGTGGTGTACATACAAGCCATTATTCCAGGATGTGGTGTCTTGAGGTCTTCCCCTGATGCCCACGAAGCCTCCCCAACAACTCACTACCCCCTTGGTCATCAGATGGTTACCTTTTTCTTTCCTACAAAGTACACAGAGCTGGAGGAAGAAGGACATTCTTTCCTGCTTCCGCTTTCAGCTCTATGTTCTTTTCGAGACTCAGATTAAGCCTGCTGAAGCAGACTTTTATCCAAATCCCTTGTGAAAGCAAAGTGTGtatgcactagggttgccaggttcatggcctgagcctgagcctgtatttttaggagaagagaaagtcagccaagtgcaggtgttcttacaaccctgtaatgggaaaaaccacaaggtggaattctccctcccccctgcacaatttttaaagatacaaaagacttcttggttgccaggcccagcctccaagaggtcttctgtatttttaaaagttgtgcaggaggaagggagaattccaccttgtggtttttcccattacagggttgcaagaacacctgcacttggctgactttctcttcccctaaagatacagaatcgatctcaggccatgaacctggcaaccctggtatGCACACATCTTCTCACTTTCTGTCTCTCTGCAGGCAGGGAGATGAGGCACCTATGGCCCTCGTTCAAAACTCCAAATGTGTCCAAGGACCCAAAAAAGTTAGCAACCCATATATTAGTCCATAGATTTTCTTCTGGAAGTTATTACATCCCTCCCACACTGCCTCCTTTGCTTTTCCAGATGAAGTGGCCTGTGTCATCCCGGAGGAATGCAAACGAATCTGTGGCACGGAGGTTGGGTGTTCCAACATTGCCTACCCCAAACTGGTGGTGACCCTCATGCCGAGAGGTAAGGGGTGACCGTAAAGGGGAGGCCGAATTTTGCCCAACTCCAGCGCATTCCTTTCGACGGACTGGGAAAATCCACAGTCCCTTAAACCCCACCGCTTTCACCTTCATATGAATTCTGATTTCTCCTGACCAGCTCCTTCAGCATAGTGCAAGGGGTGCTGAACTCCAGGACataccttccttcctcctccctgccttaTTGTGTCACTCCATGCAGGCCTCCGGGGGCTCATGCTGGCCGTGATGCTGGCCGCATTAATGAGCTCGCTGGCTTCCATCTTCAACAGCAGCGGCACCCTCTTCACCATGGACATCTATAACCGCCTGAGGCCACAAGCCAGCAACAAGGAGCTCTTGATAGTGGGCAGGTGAGAAGGAGCACTGGCCTGCTCCACACCCATTTTAGTGCCATCTTCTCCAGTAAAAGACCAGTGGCATCCTATAGCAGGGGTGAGAAACTTGTAGCTGctgctgggggagaaattcaattcagttcacatttaaaggtgaacctaccaaattaatgctttctgaagcaataagcgaaccaaaacacagccacatccttcaaaattcacatttctatgAATTCTCCTGGGTAgatcttcagccaagtaatatatacaaaaaatgcatgtatttaatAGTTTATCTCTCAGTGTTCACTTATTTCCGATCTCTTTAACCCTCTTATACCTTATTTTCTTGACAATGGAAGAGCCTGTTTTTGCTATTTTTGGTTACTTTTTGTTTTTGATGTCTATTTTATTAACGttaaataaagtttttttttaaaggcatgtaCTTGTGAAAGttacaaaacacattatattagcagtaattgctttaaaatatgtgtctgttagtcaaaattgcatataaaaatgtgcttattaggagaaatttgcatggaaatgctgatgaatttctatGAATGCAGAAACGtgaagaactgagtttaagactggaaaacggAGAAGCagcaagaaccaaaattgacagatccatccttCCCtagctgtagctctccagatatgGCTGCAACAGTCTAACATGAGCCTCGTGCCTCTGACTTTTTCTCCAGTGTTACTCTAGGGCCCACGGCCCCCTTAGAATCACAGAACCTTCACTCCTTTGGACTCTaggctctaccactcagctaaaGTTCTTCCCTTAAAATTTAAGCTAGCAGAGGATGGTTTTGATGGTTGATAGGCCCAGCCCACTTCTGCTGCGCTACTCTACTGCATAAATAAACATACCCTTAAGTTTTGGACAGGGATCCCCAACCTTTTTTGGCCTGGGGACACATTTGGAAATTTAAggaactgtcatgggcaccataGCATACTTGTTCATAGAAGAAAAATTGGCAATGCTCACACATCCCCCCCCAAAACACAAAAAGCAGAACACTTACACGTACCCCAAAACAAAACTGTCAAAACAACCAGTCCACCCACCCCCATAACAGCCAGAAGGCAAACCACGGTACCCACAAGTTATCATATTGGGGTCCAGAAAGAATGTTAAATCTAATCCTCCACCTCCTTTACATCCAAACCTGTCCCTCCATACTGCAAGACAGAGGattcagacagcagcagcaggacaggTGTGTTAACTGCCAAGATGCCTTCATAAAAATTGCTCTGCCTGACTCTGCTAAGTAAGTTAAACCACATAATGGAAGGGGCAAAGACTCACAGAAATTCCTCCCCAACTCCAATCAAGCGGCATTCCCTAAATACTTTTGGTTGTGCGTCCATTGCTCCGTTCAACTTCTGCCCCAAGGGGTGCTGCATTCTCACCTTGTTATTGCTCCCCACAGGGTGTGGATCCTGCTACTTGTGGGGGTCAGCATTGCGTGGATCCCAGTGGTGCAAGCTGCCCAAGGTGGGCAGCTCTTTGACTACATTCAGTCCATCAGCAGCTACTTGGCCCCACCGATTGCTGCCATCTTTCTCCTTGGCCTCTTTGTCAAAAGAGTTAACGAGCAGGTGAGTGAGTTCAGAAAGGAGGTGGCCAGCTACACACAGGCTACACAGAAGAGGTATACTCAGTCAGTGGAGGGGAGAGCCAGGTGCCCCAGACAGGAGGCATTTAAGAGGTGGGTGCTAGTCATTTCATGATATGGAACCCAGGTGTCCGGGGGATGGGAAAACATTGGCACCCTGGGAGGGAAGACCTAGAGAAGTTATTGCAAAGCGACCTGACTCCCCATAAAGTATGTCACATATTTATAAGCATTTTAGGTcatacccacaccatacatttataacaCGTGacttcccctcaaagaatcctgggaactgtagtttacccatcacagggctacaactcccagcacccttatcagactccagttcccaggattctttgagggaagccatgtactttaaatgtatggtgaggaaTGGACCTTAGAATACATTCAGGACCTGCCTGTGGGCTCTCAGTTTTAGGGCGTGGCACAAGACAGGGAAAATAAAAGCAAAGGCAGCAAAAATCTGGGTTAGAAGGAATTCAGAGCACTCAGATTTAGCCCCTCCTCTTTGCTCTGTTGCTCACCCTCCACTTTCACCCCatttctctgtcttttcagggTGCATTCTGGGGGATGGTGGGAGGACTAGCCATGGGCATGGCCCGGATGATCCCCGAATTCATTTACGGGACAGGGAGTTGCCTCTTCCCCAGCGCCTGCCCCCGCCTGATCTGTGGCGTCCACTATCTCTACTTTGCTGTCATCCTCTTCTGCAGTACAGCCATCATTGCGATGGGCGTCTCTCTCTGCACCGCACCTATCCCTGATAAACACGTAcgtatgggggggaggggaaggaatctAAATGAACAGGCAATTAAGCATCCTGGTACAAGAACCTAAACTGGGGGCTGTAGTATTAGTGTCTCACTGCCATGGCAACTGAAGCTGCCCCCCCCATTTCATATCTCCAGGCCACTAAGTTTGCAGCCTAGAAACACCCATCTTTAGTTTACCGTCTTAacaacactttggaactccctgcctattgacttaaagcaggcaccttcactgtactttttcagcacctgcttaaaatatttttgtttagtcaAACCTACCCAGATGCTGACATGTTCTAATCTTGTTTAGTTTACGGtcaattttaattctgttttaaatgctttaAGTATTTGTTtaactgataattttaatatttttgtaaaccttttagaagttttattacaatcaagtaaattttgttaaataataataataaaagtctgTGCCTCCTCTTCCATACCATTGGGCCAGTCTTCTCAGACCTCTTGGTGTCCTCCCGtgagtcccaaccagcatggcgaGTCTGAAGGTAGTCGTACCTGGAGGGCActtggttgaggaaggctgcaggAGGTTAACAAAAAAGAGACCTTCTCTAGATACCTATTATTTATTTCCCTGCTTCTTCCTCCAGGCAGCCAGGTTTAGAGTTCCCTTTGTCCTAAGTCAAGTGGGCCTGACTTTTTCAACAAGTGAGACCCATGTAAGACTAGAGAGGCCTAAACACCTTCTTATGGCTGTGGCTAAAAGGGCTTGAGTTGGGAGAGCAAAACAGAGATGATCAAACCCTGAGATTCCTGGAAACAGACCTGTTAGCTCAGAGaggccatggtctgaaggcacatgaggccagcacgctgctgaagctgagcagggtcaggtctggtcggtgcctggatgggagactgcctgggaaccacatgtatgccgccttgggtttctatcatggaaagaaaggcggggtagaaataaaaataaataaatagcaactcTACTCCTAGCACAAAGGGAGCACCAGAGAATCTAGTGCATGCTTTCCTCGTCATAGTCAGGGTGTTAATCCAACAAGAGTAggcacagggaacctgtggccctccctagATGTCGCCGGACtttcttccatcagccccagccagcatgcactggttaggactgatgggagtcacagtccagcaacctctagggagggccacagtttccccaccctcACTTAGCAAATTCAAAGAGTTCCTTGAGATGTCTTGAAAAAAGAAGCTGTATAAGAAAAAAAAGGCACCAAGAACTAGGAAAaacacagtctgtgtctgtgtaggATTTTattggcccaaggcattttgaaATACAATTCTGTGCCAGGCAGTTAAAAAACACATTGTGGTATTCTCTGGGGTGCTGGGCAACCAAGGGTGCACCCTTTAGATGTCTTCTCTACCATCACCGCCATCAGtcgtggctagggttgccaggtcagaaccatccaaaaacctgagaaaatgggggcgggccctagtgatgtcatggggtgggccctagtgacatcatggggcaggccctagtgatgtcacagggtgggccctagtgacatcacggggcgggccctaatgacatcattaaacatgatacattgtatcaaccacagttgcttggagcataccattcaaaaaaaattctctgattggagattaaaatagaaagctttcctaaaatagggtgttcctaggtccatctgaagtgacaaggtcattctttctcataagctgagggtgatgcaaaatggaaatggactgccttcaagttgatcccagatagggtcttcatggtaagcagtattcagacagaggtggtttactattgccttcctctgagtctggagcaGTATTGCTGTTGTGATCTAAAATTTCAGACACAGTTCTTACTGCAGGCTTCCCCAGCttgatgccctccatatgttttagactgcaattccatcagctccagccggcatagccaatggtcagcaataatgggagttgtacttgTAGTATCAGGTTGTGGAAGCTGGCTTAATGCAACACACTTAAAGCCTATTGTTTCAAAAAGCAATGTTACATTTCTAACATACACATTAGAAGGCTTACAAAACAAGCAGTAAGTTGCAAATAACAACTATGGCTTATTGCAGCTGAAATCTCCCCAAATGATGCAAGTGTTCTGAGAATCCTTAACACATATCAAACTTGCAAGAACTGCTTTGTGTATTATCAATAGTCATGACAATAAAGTAATAATACTGATGCAATTAGTACAGGTGTGACTAATGTTTGGTGGTCATCCATATAAtgctgtactacagctcccaccatgctggctgaggctgatgggagttagagtccaacaacatttggagggccacatgggTTTCAGCTATAGCTGTTCCTGGACCTCAGTAACTTGGTCACAGACAGTAAcacatgcactggtagcctcccaattgtaatgtgttgtagtggggctacccttgaagaaggTCTGCCAGAGTGAATGTAGCTGCCAGAATGCTGAGCAATATGACTTATTGTAGCCTTATAACACGAGCCCCATTCAAGGTATTGTTGACATGTAAAGCCTTTAACAGTCTGCCCACTCCCTGTGACCTGCAGGAAAGGCTCTTCTGGAGGTCCTGCAAGTGACTGGTACATGAGATGGTGACTTAgggtagggccttttctgttgtgacaCTCCAGCTATGGAACTCCCATCTACTAGAAATACAGCAGTGCCTACATTGTATGGATGTCAATGTCAGCTGAAGATATATGTCTTCACTAA belongs to Rhineura floridana isolate rRhiFlo1 chromosome 11, rRhiFlo1.hap2, whole genome shotgun sequence and includes:
- the SLC5A2 gene encoding sodium/glucose cotransporter 2 isoform X2 — translated: MEEESPVPKPGKAVISNPVDISVICLYFLAVIGVGLWSMCRTNRGTVRGYFLAGGNMVWWPIGASLFASNIGSGHFVGLAGTGAANGLAVAGFEWNALFIVFLLGWFFVPVYLAAGVITMPQYLKKRFGGQRIRLYLSVLSLFLYIFTKISVDMFSGAVFIQQALGWNIYVAVIALLIITTIYTVTGGLAALMYTDIVQTFVMISGAFVLMGFAFNEVGGYQGLFDKYMGALPSRTPALYNISASCYVPRKDSFHMIRDAIISDLPWPAVIFGLSINSLWYWCSDQVIVQRCLAGKNLTHVKAGCILCGYLKLLPMFLMVMPGMISRILYPDEVACVIPEECKRICGTEVGCSNIAYPKLVVTLMPRGLRGLMLAVMLAALMSSLASIFNSSGTLFTMDIYNRLRPQASNKELLIVGRVWILLLVGVSIAWIPVVQAAQGGQLFDYIQSISSYLAPPIAAIFLLGLFVKRVNEQGAFWGMVGGLAMGMARMIPEFIYGTGSCLFPSACPRLICGVHYLYFAVILFCSTAIIAMGVSLCTAPIPDKHLHRLVFSLRHSKEERVDLDIEEEAVVKQRETTWQQRREQAETEAAQNGRLERALECVSWFCGMGAGSQGQAELSPEEKAEELQCLTDITEHPIWRHVVNVNAVIMMALATFLWGYYA
- the SLC5A2 gene encoding sodium/glucose cotransporter 2 isoform X3 — protein: MEEESPVPKPGKAVISNPVDISVICLYFLAVIGVGLWSMCRTNRGTVRGYFLAGGNMVWWPIGASLFASNIGSGHFVGLAGTGAANGLAVAGFEWNALFIVFLLGWFFVPVYLAAGVITMPQYLKKRFGGQRIRLYLSVLSLFLYIFTKISVDMFSGAVFIQQALGWNIYVAVIALLIITTIYTVTGGLAALMYTDIVQTFVMISGAFVLMGFAFNEVGGYQGLFDKYMGALPSRTPALYNISASCYVPRKDSFHMIRDAIISDLPWPAVIFGLSINSLWYWCSDQVIVQRCLAGKNLTHVKAGCILCGYLKLLPMFLMVMPGMISRILYPDEVACVIPEECKRICGTEVGCSNIAYPKLVVTLMPRGLRGLMLAVMLAALMSSLASIFNSSGTLFTMDIYNRLRPQASNKELLIVGRVWILLLVGVSIAWIPVVQAAQGGQLFDYIQSISSYLAPPIAAIFLLGLFVKRVNEQGAFWGMVGGLAMGMARMIPEFIYGTGSCLFPSACPRLICGVHYLYFAVILFCSTAIIAMGVSLCTAPIPDKHLHRLVFSLRHSKEERVDLDIEEEAVLSPEEKAEELQCLTDITEHPIWRHVVNVNAVIMMALATFLWGYYA
- the SLC5A2 gene encoding sodium/glucose cotransporter 2 isoform X1: MEEESPVPKPGKAVISNPVDISVICLYFLAVIGVGLWSMCRTNRGTVRGYFLAGGNMVWWPIGASLFASNIGSGHFVGLAGTGAANGLAVAGFEWNALFIVFLLGWFFVPVYLAAGVITMPQYLKKRFGGQRIRLYLSVLSLFLYIFTKISVDMFSGAVFIQQALGWNIYVAVIALLIITTIYTVTGGLAALMYTDIVQTFVMISGAFVLMGFAFNEVGGYQGLFDKYMGALPSRTPALYNISASCYVPRKDSFHMIRDAIISDLPWPAVIFGLSINSLWYWCSDQVIVQRCLAGKNLTHVKAGCILCGYLKLLPMFLMVMPGMISRILYPDEVACVIPEECKRICGTEVGCSNIAYPKLVVTLMPRGLRGLMLAVMLAALMSSLASIFNSSGTLFTMDIYNRLRPQASNKELLIVGRVWILLLVGVSIAWIPVVQAAQGGQLFDYIQSISSYLAPPIAAIFLLGLFVKRVNEQGAFWGMVGGLAMGMARMIPEFIYGTGSCLFPSACPRLICGVHYLYFAVILFCSTAIIAMGVSLCTAPIPDKHLHRLVFSLRHSKEERVDLDIEEEAVVKQRETTWQQRREQAETEAAQNGRLERALEVDDPEAAPSFGRLRQCVSWFCGMGAGSQGQAELSPEEKAEELQCLTDITEHPIWRHVVNVNAVIMMALATFLWGYYA